The following coding sequences lie in one Candidatus Sericytochromatia bacterium genomic window:
- a CDS encoding acyl-protein synthetase encodes MDTTSWFAPNPYRLAQAEKETGLLAGLNTLTQHHRNACPAYARIMKLTNADQKPATCLEEVPFLPVSLFKQQLLRSVPEEEVFKTLTSSGTTGQAVSRIVLDQTTARRQISALAAIIGHVIGAKRLPMLIVDTPSVVKNRTSFSARGAGVLGMMNFGRKHQYLLDDDMQLDHAALDAFLAEHGQAPFLIFGFTFMVWQHLYQAVRQRKPDLSQGILIHSGGWKKLQEIAVGNDAFKQALRDDCGLTRCYNFYGMVEQVGSVFLEGEDGFLYPPLFADVIVRDPYSWAPLPHGQEGLIEVLSLLPWSYPGHALLTEDLGTIHGVDDGTCGRLGKRFSVKGRLPKAELRGCSDTHAKEFTLR; translated from the coding sequence ATGGACACAACATCCTGGTTCGCGCCGAATCCTTACCGGTTGGCCCAGGCCGAGAAGGAAACCGGCCTGCTGGCAGGTCTGAATACGCTCACGCAGCACCATCGCAACGCCTGTCCCGCTTACGCTCGCATCATGAAACTGACGAACGCGGACCAGAAGCCGGCCACGTGCTTGGAGGAGGTGCCCTTTCTGCCCGTGAGTCTGTTCAAGCAGCAGCTGTTGCGCAGCGTGCCGGAGGAGGAGGTGTTCAAGACCCTGACCTCCAGTGGCACCACGGGGCAGGCCGTCAGCCGCATCGTGTTGGACCAGACCACCGCTCGGCGCCAGATCTCGGCGCTGGCCGCGATCATCGGTCACGTGATCGGAGCCAAACGCCTTCCGATGCTGATTGTGGACACGCCCAGCGTGGTCAAGAACCGCACCAGCTTCTCGGCGCGCGGCGCCGGCGTGCTGGGCATGATGAACTTCGGCCGCAAGCACCAGTACCTGCTGGATGACGACATGCAGCTCGACCACGCAGCCCTGGACGCATTTCTGGCCGAACACGGTCAGGCCCCCTTTCTGATTTTCGGTTTCACCTTCATGGTCTGGCAGCACCTCTATCAGGCCGTGCGGCAGCGCAAGCCGGACCTCTCGCAGGGCATCCTGATTCACAGCGGCGGCTGGAAAAAGTTGCAAGAAATCGCCGTCGGCAATGATGCCTTCAAGCAGGCCTTGCGCGACGATTGCGGCCTGACCCGCTGCTACAACTTCTACGGCATGGTGGAACAGGTGGGCAGCGTCTTTCTGGAAGGCGAGGATGGCTTCCTGTACCCCCCGCTGTTTGCCGACGTGATCGTGCGCGATCCCTACAGCTGGGCCCCCTTACCGCATGGCCAGGAAGGCCTGATTGAAGTGCTCAGCCTGCTGCCGTGGAGCTATCCCGGGCACGCCCTGTTGACCGAGGACCTGGGCACGATTCACGGGGTGGATGACGGCACCTGCGGACGCCTGGGCAAGCGCTTCAGCGTGAAGGGGCGCCTGCCGAAAGCCGAACTGCGGGGCTGCAGCGACACGCATGCCAAGGAGTTCACCCTGCGATGA
- a CDS encoding AMP-binding protein: MKPAYLRPMQAAAAGGAALYDRAQARWVSYSELEQRIADVSARFAPEARGLALLACPLRPATVVAYLALVRAGHTVALLDPDTSESHLATLAEAYQPEWVITPEPRDEAAAALDDGLFVSRRNTSAQGPLHPELALLLSTSGSTGSPKFVRLSAAAVEANAVAIAEALGLTPHARAMAYQGLHYAYGLSVLNSHLKAGASLLLSDRTVLERDFWAIMRAEGCDSFAGVPYTYETLRRLGPDTWCIPTLTTMTQAGGRLKPELVAWYHQTLARHGKHFLPMYGQTEATARIAVMPPEALPDKLGSVGRVIPGGTLTIEPLDPAAAEHGAGGEIVYTGPNVMMGYATGRADLARGDECQGRLATGDLGYLDADGFLYVTGRLKRIAKLFGLRLNLDEVEDLVRQLGPAAAVEQKERLVLYCEFGDGDSLRTLTRELAGRLKLHHTALQLRRVEALPLLASGKVDYQRLREDG; this comes from the coding sequence TTGAAGCCGGCCTACCTGCGCCCGATGCAAGCGGCGGCCGCGGGGGGGGCAGCCCTGTACGACCGGGCACAGGCCCGCTGGGTGTCATACAGCGAACTGGAGCAACGCATCGCGGACGTGAGCGCGCGTTTCGCCCCTGAAGCGCGCGGCCTGGCCTTGCTGGCGTGCCCGCTGCGGCCAGCCACGGTGGTGGCGTATCTGGCACTTGTGCGAGCCGGCCACACCGTCGCGCTGCTCGACCCCGACACCTCGGAGTCGCATCTGGCAACCCTGGCAGAGGCCTACCAGCCCGAATGGGTGATCACGCCGGAGCCGCGCGATGAAGCGGCAGCCGCCCTGGATGACGGCCTCTTCGTCAGCCGGCGCAACACGTCCGCCCAGGGCCCGTTACACCCGGAGCTGGCCCTTCTGCTCTCGACCTCGGGCTCGACTGGCAGCCCTAAGTTCGTGCGCCTCTCGGCCGCCGCCGTGGAGGCCAATGCCGTTGCCATCGCCGAGGCCCTAGGGCTGACCCCTCATGCGCGCGCCATGGCTTACCAGGGCCTCCACTATGCCTATGGCTTGTCGGTGCTCAACAGTCACCTCAAAGCCGGGGCCTCCTTGCTGCTGTCAGACCGGACCGTCCTGGAACGAGACTTCTGGGCCATCATGCGGGCAGAAGGCTGTGATTCGTTTGCGGGCGTGCCGTATACCTATGAGACGCTGCGCCGCCTGGGACCTGACACCTGGTGCATTCCCACGCTCACGACCATGACCCAGGCCGGCGGCCGCCTGAAACCCGAGCTGGTGGCCTGGTATCACCAGACGCTGGCCCGGCACGGGAAGCACTTCCTGCCGATGTACGGCCAGACCGAAGCCACGGCCCGCATCGCCGTCATGCCTCCGGAGGCGCTGCCCGACAAGCTCGGTTCGGTCGGCCGGGTGATTCCAGGCGGCACCCTGACGATTGAACCCCTCGACCCTGCCGCCGCCGAGCACGGGGCTGGGGGGGAAATCGTGTACACAGGCCCCAACGTGATGATGGGCTACGCCACCGGTCGAGCCGACCTGGCACGGGGCGACGAGTGCCAGGGGCGTCTTGCCACCGGCGACCTCGGGTACCTGGATGCGGACGGCTTTCTGTACGTGACGGGTCGGCTGAAGCGCATTGCCAAGCTGTTCGGCTTGCGCCTGAATCTGGATGAGGTCGAGGACCTGGTCCGACAGTTGGGCCCGGCGGCAGCCGTGGAGCAAAAAGAGCGCCTGGTGCTCTACTGCGAATTTGGCGATGGCGACAGCCTGCGCACCCTGACGCGCGAGCTGGCGGGGCGCCTCAAGCTGCACCACACCGCCCTGCAGCTGCGTCGAGTCGAGGCCTTGCCCTTGCTCGCCTCGGGCAAGGTCGACTACCAGCGCCTGCGAGAGGATGGCTGA
- a CDS encoding acyl-CoA reductase, producing the protein MTTIERLAPAPGWLELDATIAALTAPGPEPLRPFDPRLLAFFSAFSQILFAHPEGRHYPDLVALAFWMRRAELARLQRAFEALATPEVLLAPRGLVFHIPPANVDTMFVYSWLLAAITGNRNVVRISERNESPQVQWLCETLNQLLARPEHAAIAAANAFLRYGHEEAVNARLSAACDVRVIWGGDATIERLRTFPLGAHARELVFPDRYSLAVLDAAAVLALSAAEMAGLAEGFYNDVYWFDQQGCASPRLVVWRGEEAAQQQASRRFFEQLADHVAQRRYRLTPAVRMSKWVETLSGLLDAPVQAYHAPAPEVAVLRVTGLPDLRERWCGGGLFYETRIETLTELVPFVCRKDQTLIHHGVSHDDLVALAQALNGRGIDRMVPVGQALAFDRVWDGQDLLSEFVRRVAVRA; encoded by the coding sequence ATGACGACCATTGAGCGACTCGCGCCAGCGCCGGGCTGGCTGGAACTGGATGCCACCATCGCGGCCCTGACGGCGCCTGGGCCCGAACCGTTGCGCCCATTCGACCCACGTCTGCTGGCCTTTTTCAGCGCGTTTTCCCAGATCCTGTTTGCACACCCCGAAGGCCGCCACTACCCGGACCTGGTGGCGCTGGCCTTCTGGATGCGACGCGCCGAGCTGGCCCGCTTGCAGCGAGCCTTCGAGGCGCTGGCAACGCCTGAGGTGCTGCTGGCGCCGCGCGGCCTGGTCTTTCACATTCCGCCTGCGAATGTCGACACGATGTTCGTGTACTCGTGGCTGCTCGCCGCCATCACGGGCAACCGCAACGTCGTGCGCATCTCGGAGCGGAACGAATCGCCTCAGGTGCAGTGGCTGTGTGAGACGCTCAACCAGTTGCTGGCCCGCCCCGAACACGCCGCGATCGCCGCCGCCAACGCCTTCCTGCGCTATGGCCACGAGGAAGCGGTCAATGCCCGCCTGTCGGCGGCCTGCGACGTGCGCGTGATCTGGGGTGGAGACGCCACCATCGAGCGACTGCGCACGTTCCCGCTCGGAGCGCACGCCCGCGAACTGGTTTTTCCCGACCGCTACTCGCTGGCCGTGCTCGACGCGGCGGCCGTGCTGGCGCTTTCGGCCGCGGAAATGGCCGGGCTGGCCGAAGGGTTTTACAACGACGTCTACTGGTTCGATCAGCAAGGCTGCGCCTCACCCCGCCTGGTGGTCTGGCGTGGCGAGGAGGCGGCTCAGCAACAAGCCAGCCGTCGGTTTTTCGAGCAACTGGCCGACCATGTCGCCCAGCGACGTTACCGCCTGACGCCGGCGGTGCGCATGAGCAAATGGGTGGAAACCCTCTCAGGCCTGCTGGATGCTCCGGTGCAGGCCTACCATGCGCCGGCCCCCGAGGTGGCCGTGCTCCGGGTCACGGGCCTACCGGACCTCCGCGAACGCTGGTGCGGCGGTGGCCTGTTCTATGAAACCCGGATCGAAACCCTGACGGAGCTGGTCCCCTTCGTGTGCCGCAAGGACCAGACCCTGATCCACCACGGCGTATCGCACGACGACCTGGTGGCCCTCGCGCAAGCCTTGAACGGCCGGGGCATCGACCGCATGGTGCCGGTGGGCCAGGCCCTGGCCTTCGATCGGGTTTGGGATGGCCAGGATCTGCTGTCGGAGTTCGTGCGTCGGGTTGCCGTGCGGGCTTGA
- a CDS encoding glucose 1-dehydrogenase produces MLEGKVAYITGATRGIGWETAQLFARHGATVLINGHRDADALAARVDALKQLGSRESLGFLGDVADPAEVGRIYQAIFKAFKRLDVLVNNAGVLEDGLVGMVPRETVERVMAVNALGPIYNLHAAARLMSRARRGSIINISSIIGTHGNAGQTVYGASKAAVIGLTYSAAKELAPQNIRVNAVAPGYIATDMIRNLPPEKHQERVDSIKLGRVGTPTDVAQANLFLASELSSYITGQVIGVDGGMLI; encoded by the coding sequence CCCAGCTGTTTGCCCGACACGGGGCCACGGTGCTCATCAACGGACACCGCGACGCGGATGCCTTGGCGGCCCGGGTGGACGCATTGAAACAGCTGGGCAGCCGGGAAAGCCTGGGCTTCCTGGGCGATGTGGCGGATCCGGCGGAGGTGGGTCGCATTTACCAGGCCATTTTCAAGGCTTTCAAGCGCCTGGACGTACTGGTCAACAATGCCGGCGTGCTGGAGGACGGCCTGGTCGGCATGGTGCCGCGTGAGACCGTGGAACGGGTCATGGCCGTGAATGCCCTGGGCCCCATCTACAACCTGCACGCGGCCGCTCGCCTGATGAGCCGCGCCCGCCGCGGCAGCATCATCAACATCAGCTCGATCATCGGCACCCACGGCAACGCGGGCCAGACCGTTTATGGCGCCTCAAAGGCGGCCGTGATCGGCCTGACTTACTCCGCGGCCAAGGAGCTGGCCCCTCAGAACATCCGGGTCAATGCCGTCGCTCCCGGCTATATCGCCACGGACATGATTCGCAATTTGCCGCCAGAAAAACACCAGGAGCGGGTTGACAGCATCAAGCTGGGGCGAGTCGGCACCCCCACGGACGTCGCTCAGGCAAACCTTTTTCTCGCCTCGGAGCTGTCCAGTTACATCACCGGTCAGGTGATCGGGGTGGACGGAGGGATGCTGATTTGA